Within the Sarcophilus harrisii chromosome 2, mSarHar1.11, whole genome shotgun sequence genome, the region GGccttgatttatcattttattgagtTGTAGACTTAAGAAGgtaatggggaaaatgttaatattacagattaaatgttaaagtattcCCTGCATACatgatggggggggaggggaagagagggaattgatcaagattaaatattttccagcaCACTCCTAGAACAATTAATCTATCACTTATTAGGAAGCAGCCTAGGCACAGAGATGTTCAGTGATCCAAGCGTTTCACAGTCAATGTGTAAATAGATGAGGTGCTGGAATCCAGGTATTCTGGATTCTGAGGTTTATTCTCTAGCCAGTAAGTCTCTAGAAAATTGTTTTGAGACTATACCATTGAACTAAATCTACTAAGATGAAAATTAattgagataaatgtaaagtctttcaTTTTGATATAAAAAATCAAGTTCTTATATAAGAACTTCTCAATAAAATAGGGAGTAATTATTGTGAAAAAGATATGTCTTAGTATTTAGAGCTTAGTAAGCTCAATATGATGTGCAATGTAATGTAATAGCCAAAAAAGTTAGTGAGAACCTAGTCTACATTAGGAAAGACATAGCTTCCACAAATAGAATTAACAAGCCTACTGTATTCAGCCCTCCTCACACCTCATCAAGTGTATGATGTGCAGTTATGAACACCACAATGTAAGAAGGACATGAGCTAGGCAGTATCCAGAGGAGGGTAACCCCGAGGATGAAAGACCTTGAGTCCATTATATATGAAAACAACTGGACACAGTTAACCTGGAGGGGGGGAAAGTGGGAGGGATAGGATAGTTGCATTTGAAGAGCTGTCAAGTAGAGAAGATCTTGAAGATCCATTTGGATACAGTGAGCAAAATAAGGAGCACTAGGTAAAAACTACAAATGGTGAAATTTAGACTAGAAAACCTTTCCAattattagtaatatataaaaggggaaaagccTCACTTGAAACATGAGGGAAAGGTCCACCATCCAGGGACATCTTTAAGCAAAGACTAGGCAACCACTCTTCCTTGCTTGCTCAATCATGTTCAGTTAAGTCCAACTcgtcatgatcccatttggaattgtcttgacaAAGAGATTGGAATGATTTCttttccagctgattttacagatgaaaaaactgaagcatagAGGGTTGATTTacccaggataacacagctaataaagaAGTacctgaagccacatttgaactcacctTGAtgaagcttcctgactccaggtctagagATCTGTGCATTATACCTCCAGAAAGCAGTCTATAATTACTTCCAAGATATGTTATATTAGAGATTGATTTATGATATGGGTCAGACTATATATCTgttaaaatcccttccagttctcaaaTGTTGTGATTCTCTAAATCAGTGAATTCATGATGGAGGTGAAAATATGGGAAGAAttgaaagtaaatattaaaataatggttGAATCTAATAacaaatgagaggaaagaaagcaaataagTGTGGGATGCACTCTGAGAAATCCCTTCTTATTCTCATAGGATCAAACTTAAAACTATGTTTTAAGGTGTTGTCAGGGTAAAAGAAAGGGTCAGGTATCTAAACAcactagaaaatttttttttaaattagttacaAAGACCAAAAGGTCAAGAGACTTTAGTTGTCGTACAGATTGATTAATATTAACTTCCAAAAAAGACACTTAAGCTCTCTCTACTTTATATTAtccatttttaatgaaaacataTGAATTTCCATTCAAGCTCTAATATACTTGTTATTCTATAATCATGTgttttatatagagagaatgaTATGTTATATCcttatatgattatatgattctataatcatggtatatatataatagataatataatatgtaGCTATAAGATTACATAGTTACATGATAGTTGGGAGCAGAACCAAagcaatttgtttttgttttgttttgtttgtttgcttgttttggttttttgctgaggcaattgctgttaagtgacttctccagggttacacagccctgaagtgttaagtgtctgaggccagatttaaactcaggttctcctgagttcagggcAGGTACTATAGCCATTACACCAACTAACTGTCCCAGAACCAAAgcaatttaataaaagaaaagtaggaaaacaGAACAGACGAAAGGAAGCAAATAGTGAtctgaaaatttcagaaaataataaaagtagttTATATTTATCCAGAATTATAAAGTTTAGTATATATAGGTcgtacatcatctcatttgaggtCAGTGCTGTTATTAGCCCTATCTTATGAGGAAGCATaaagagattaaggaataggTGGTAGACCATAAAACTAATAAGAATCAGAAGCaccatttgaacccaggtcttcatgGCTTCCATCCTTCTACTACACCTAGTGGGAActgcttttccattttgtcttcctttctccaaggCCTAGTAAAATGTCTTATACTTAGGAGGTGGTTAATAAATTCAAATGCAATGAAATTGCAAACAAACCCAGGTCGATGACGTGGGAAAGATAGTACACATGGCTATATAGAGGAAAATAGAGATGACATGAGAAATAATCTTCACTTCCAGTATCATGGGAAATTTGTATCACTTGTCCTTGGCAAAATTCTGGGAATGGTATCATAGAAGTTTGAGGGTTTAGAGGAAGCTAGGTAGCTGAGTGGAGAAGGttctgagcttggaatcagaaagaaaatcaCTACTTCAAATCCGACATCAGAAATTTAATAATTcgatcatgagcaagtcacttaatctctctttcctctattGTAGAAAGtttcctctatttttcctttagaaaggaaacaataatgatgTCTTcttatcttccagggttgtgaggatcaaaagagataaaattattttaaagcatttaacataGGACTTggcacatttaaaaacattatatacatgTTCAgtatcatcactatcatcatcatcatcatcatcattattattataacagtTTAATTAGTTGAAGACAAAAAATCTTGAGAATAATAATTTCTAGTTATATACAACAAATAAAGGCATATTCTGTAATATAGATGTATCTCTACTAGTtcaatgaaacaatttttcattCCTCCAATTTCAACAGTCTCAATTTTCACAGTCTTGACCCAAAGTGCATTTAAGAGAGATGTTTTAAGAGAACAAGCCGACCGTACATTCTCCTCATCCCCAGTTTCATCTCTTTGTTCCTAAATGTATAGATGACTGGATTCAAAAAAGGAGTAAGAACTGCATCAAAGATGGCAAGAAACTTATCCAGGTGGGATATGGTGTGTGGCCATGTATAGAAAAATATAGGTGGGCAAAAGAATAAAAGCACTACAGTGATATGAGATGCCAGAGTAGAGAGGGCCTTGGAAGAAACTCCTGAAGAATGTTTCTGTACAGTGACTAAAATGAAGATATAGGAGATGAGCAATAAACAGAAGCAAGCCAGAGAGATGAACCCACTATTAGCATTAACCATGAACTGCAATTTATAGGTATCAGTGCAAGCTAGTTGAATCAACTGAGAAAGGTCACAGAAAAAACTGTCTAATACATTGGGACCACAAAATGGCAAGTCTACAATAAAAGCCAGTTGGACCCCTGAGTGAGTGACTCCAGTGATCCAAGCAAcaatcaaaagtaaagtacacaTTCTTGGGTTCATGATGGTCAGGTAGTGGAGAGGCTTACAAATGGCAATATATCTGTCAAAAGCCATGGCAATGAGCAACACCATCTCAGCACCACCAAGAGCATGAGTAAAGAAAATCTGAGCAACACAGCCGCCAAATGAGATGACCTTGTGATTCCTGAAAAGATCACAAATCATTTTAGGGGCTGCAATGGAGCAACCTCCTATGTCAATGAGGGACAGGTTAGCCAGCAGAAAGTACATTGGAGAGTGTAGGTGAGGATCAAAGATCACAGTGAGCAAAATGAGCAGGTTTCCCAGAATACTTGCCACATAGACCACAGaggagaacagaaagagaagaagttGGATCTCCCATGAATCAGAGAGTCCAAGGAACACAAACTCAGCTACTATAGAACGATTCACTTCATCCATTGACTTCACTGAACACAACTGGTAGTGATATTAGCTgaaggaagagaatataaaaaaaattttaaaaacatgtataaTATTAGTTCTCTGGATTACTCGGTGTTTGTGTTTTAAGTCTAATTACACTTTAACATTTCACATAAAGGAATATCTCTTCAAAAATCTCTATCTCTATAGTGAAACAAATTATGAGAACAAAGGAGCAAACTTTTAGTACTAGGAATGATGCATTCAATTTAGTGTAATGATTACCTTCAGAGTATTCAGCTGAGAGGGTTATGTGGTTTTTCATAAGTAGATCTGAGAGAGGATTTGAGTGTCAATAAATTAATGACTACTAAGGAAGATTGTTTCATTACACTATTGGAACTaagtttttttgctgaggcaatggggttaagtgacttgcccagggtcacacagaaggaagtgttaagtgtctgagatcagatttgaattcaggtccttctgacttcagagctagtgctctatccactgtgccacctagtgcTCCGGAACTATTAAGTTtttaagatggaatttgaacctgggtctaCTTGCCTCAAGACTGTTTGATCAGAGTTGAAATTATATCGTATTTATTATGATTAGGGAGTTTAGAGGATGTGCAGAAAATAATGTAGAGAGAATTGCTGACTGATTATTGGATATTTCACTAAATTGTAAGATCTCCAAGACCAGGACATTGCCATTGGTCATTGTTGCATGCCCATCTTCTGTCTCACTGCTCTACACATCAAGATTGCTTAATTAAAAACTTATTGCTGAATTCAATTTGTTTAAATGAATTTGACTTGATGTTGTGGATACAACATTGTGGGCAAAAATTCAGGGAATGATGAAGGGAATGCCCATATATAAGAATACTTAATAAAGACATTATAGTTGCCAAAAATAAATCCATAACTTATTTAAAAGACTTTGAATGGCTTCAATAATGGCAAATCTTTGTCCTTTGAGAATGGACTAGATTTCCCAAAATCGGCAGATCTTTTACAGTCAAGTTTAATGAAAAGGTAATGTCAGATTATAGAAAGAGTATTGGGTCAACTCAGGGGACTTAGGATCAAATCCTCCCTCTGATACTTGATACTATCATCACCTTAGGCAAGTTAATCAACTGCCCTTGACTTCAATGTTCTCATAATCAAGATGAGAGGACTAGATTAGATTACCTTGAAGGATCTTTGcatcaagaaaaattaatagaTAAGAATGGTTAGTTCAATAGGATTAATTGGTTCTGTGAATCTTCAGGGATTTCATGGATTTTCCATGCATCATGCCCATGGCTTCTTTTATCTGATTAAATCActtggatgaaaaaaataaatctacttcATCATTATTCACTATTTTGAATCCTATATTCCATTATTCTCTCAATAGAAGTGATCACTTTCTCAGAACAGATTCACAACCAATAGGGcaatgaataaaatggagataagcaACATTCCTATTCAAAATTATCATTCTCAAAATAAATTCAGAAGGTCATCTCTACCAATCCATCGCTATCTACTACCAGTTTTAAACTTTACAAGATATATTTGTCTTTTGTCTTCTTCAAGTTGTAGGGATGGGAATCTACTGTCTCACTTAGCATATTGCACAAGTATTTGATCACTCCAATAGGCCCAAAATTCTTCTTGTTGCTCTGTCAGGTTCAACTCTTTTTTACCCCATTTGAGCTTtttttggcaaaaacactgggatagtttcccattttcttttctagctgatttcacagaggagaaaattgaagcaaacagtgtTGTGACTTTCACaaaatcacacatctagtaagtatctaaggccatatttgaactcagggataCAGACTTCCTGCTtgcaggcccagaactctatacAGTGTGCTTCCTATCTGTCCAA harbors:
- the LOC100915130 gene encoding olfactory receptor 4F3/4F16/4F29-like; the protein is MDEVNRSIVAEFVFLGLSDSWEIQLLLFLFSSVVYVASILGNLLILLTVIFDPHLHSPMYFLLANLSLIDIGGCSIAAPKMICDLFRNHKVISFGGCVAQIFFTHALGGAEMVLLIAMAFDRYIAICKPLHYLTIMNPRMCTLLLIVAWITGVTHSGVQLAFIVDLPFCGPNVLDSFFCDLSQLIQLACTDTYKLQFMVNANSGFISLACFCLLLISYIFILVTVQKHSSGVSSKALSTLASHITVVLLFFCPPIFFYTWPHTISHLDKFLAIFDAVLTPFLNPVIYTFRNKEMKLGMRRMYGRLVLLKHLS